Proteins encoded within one genomic window of Candidatus Eisenbacteria bacterium:
- the fliS gene encoding flagellar export chaperone FliS: MFPAEYARRYAHAQITSVDRGRLLLLVLEGGQTSLGRARAALDAGDLARFAHERRRAQDVIAELLQTLDHAAGGEIATNLARLYAFMLEHLTAANVEQSARHVDEVLRAYAPIVDAYRAVLARPFAGGKT; encoded by the coding sequence ATGTTCCCCGCCGAGTACGCGCGACGCTACGCCCACGCACAGATCACGTCGGTCGATCGCGGCCGACTGCTGCTGCTGGTGCTCGAAGGCGGGCAGACGTCCCTCGGCCGCGCCCGTGCCGCGCTCGACGCCGGCGATCTCGCGCGCTTCGCGCACGAGCGGCGCCGCGCCCAGGACGTCATTGCCGAGCTCCTGCAGACGCTCGACCATGCCGCCGGAGGCGAGATCGCCACCAACCTGGCGCGCCTGTACGCGTTCATGCTGGAGCACCTGACGGCCGCCAACGTCGAGCAGAGCGCGCGCCACGTCGACGAGGTGCTGCGCGCCTATGCGCCGATCGTCGACGCGTATCGCGCCGTCCTCGCGCGCCCGTTCGCGGGAGGAAAGACGTGA
- the tldD gene encoding metalloprotease TldD codes for MTQPERFFLDRFDLTGSALGRVLGTAVATRADHADLFFEHRVVQTASLEDGVVKKATRSLRHGVGVRVLAGARQGYAYTDDVSLERLELAARTARYIAEQRGDGAVPVRASDGGPHDLYAVTPAPVETPVADLAALLSRLDGVARGVDPHITNVLASAAVEHRIVLVATPDGRLVGDVRPLVHLSVSCIAERGGVRQQGSHGGGGRFSFSELGARADAFAREAARQAILNLDAVPAPAGTMTVVLGPGWPGILLHEAIGHGLEGDFNRKGTSAFSGRIGSRVASELCTVVDDGTIPWRRGSLNVDDEGTPTQRTVLIENGILRGYLQDKQNASLMGMPLTGNGRRESFAHLPMPRMTNTFMLAGEDAPEDIIRSVDRGLYAVSFGGGSVDITSGKFVFSASEAYEIEGGKVGRPVKGATLVGNGPDVLTRITRVGHDLALDDGVGTCGKDGQSVPVGVGLPTVRIDGITVGGTQA; via the coding sequence ATGACGCAGCCGGAACGATTCTTCCTCGATCGCTTCGACTTGACGGGCAGCGCGCTCGGGCGCGTCCTCGGAACCGCCGTCGCGACGCGTGCCGACCATGCCGACCTCTTCTTCGAGCATCGCGTCGTCCAGACGGCGTCGCTCGAAGACGGCGTCGTGAAGAAGGCGACGCGGAGCCTGCGGCACGGCGTCGGCGTCCGCGTGCTCGCCGGCGCGCGCCAGGGCTATGCCTACACGGACGACGTGTCCCTCGAGCGCCTGGAGCTCGCGGCGCGGACGGCGCGCTACATCGCCGAGCAGCGCGGGGACGGCGCGGTGCCGGTGCGCGCGTCCGACGGAGGCCCGCACGATCTCTACGCCGTGACGCCGGCGCCGGTCGAGACGCCGGTCGCCGACCTCGCCGCCCTGCTCTCGCGGCTGGATGGCGTCGCCCGCGGCGTCGATCCGCACATCACGAACGTGCTCGCGTCGGCGGCCGTCGAGCACCGCATCGTCCTGGTCGCGACGCCCGACGGGCGGCTCGTCGGCGACGTGCGCCCGCTCGTGCACCTCTCGGTGTCGTGCATCGCCGAGCGCGGCGGCGTACGCCAGCAGGGCTCGCACGGCGGCGGCGGGCGCTTTTCGTTCAGCGAGCTCGGCGCCCGCGCCGACGCGTTCGCGCGGGAGGCCGCGCGCCAGGCGATCCTGAACCTCGACGCGGTGCCGGCGCCCGCGGGCACGATGACCGTCGTGCTCGGCCCCGGATGGCCGGGCATCCTCCTGCACGAGGCGATCGGGCACGGCCTGGAGGGCGACTTCAACCGCAAGGGGACGTCGGCGTTCTCGGGACGCATCGGATCGCGCGTGGCCTCCGAGCTGTGCACCGTCGTCGACGACGGCACGATCCCCTGGCGGCGTGGCTCGCTCAACGTCGACGACGAGGGCACGCCGACGCAGCGGACGGTCCTCATCGAGAACGGCATCCTGCGCGGCTACCTGCAGGACAAGCAGAACGCGTCCTTGATGGGCATGCCGCTCACCGGCAACGGGCGGCGCGAGAGCTTCGCGCACCTACCCATGCCGCGCATGACGAACACGTTCATGCTGGCCGGTGAGGACGCGCCCGAGGACATCATCCGCTCGGTCGACCGCGGGCTCTACGCGGTCTCGTTCGGCGGCGGCAGCGTCGACATCACGAGCGGCAAATTCGTATTCTCGGCGAGCGAAGCCTACGAGATCGAGGGCGGCAAGGTCGGACGGCCCGTGAAGGGCGCGACGCTCGTCGGCAACGGCCCCGACGTGCTCACGCGCATCACGCGCGTCGGCCACGACCTCGCGCTCGACGACGGCGTCGGCACCTGCGGCAAGGACGGTCAGTCCGTGCCGGTCGGCGTCGGGCTTCCGACCGTCCGCATCGACGGCATCACCGTCGGCGGCACGCAGGCCTAG
- a CDS encoding DegT/DnrJ/EryC1/StrS family aminotransferase, translating into MKHAGLGHELQLDLDRWRDATSTRAAAFEAAIAERTSARHVIAVASPAMGFQIAFRAAGVPIGATVLTTSLADPSVARATVGSGLQPRFVDIDLHGHLGAAAVRAHVALHGEPAVLVPSCFAGHPCDVDAVAAEAPHALLVEDATDALGGVRPDGRAVGSPNPATIAVLGIPAVRAAPAQGAVLVTDDDLLADRVRRLRDERGEHQLSELHAALGLVQIGRLAEVVALRESVAARYDAVVAGLALAEPVLPPAHARSAWAAYPLRVPAWLRPAVLEPLRAWGVGGHRLVMLLHRHPYLGRYADVLPAALPATERFASEVVLLPTGSVSGDAEVTRVAGLLAATVGGGAERAHRAG; encoded by the coding sequence ATGAAGCACGCGGGCCTCGGGCACGAGCTGCAGCTCGACCTCGACCGCTGGCGCGACGCCACGTCGACCCGCGCGGCGGCGTTCGAGGCGGCGATTGCCGAGCGGACCAGCGCTCGCCACGTGATCGCGGTCGCGAGCCCGGCCATGGGTTTTCAGATCGCCTTTCGGGCCGCCGGCGTGCCGATCGGTGCGACCGTCCTCACGACGTCGCTCGCCGACCCGTCGGTGGCGCGCGCGACCGTCGGCAGCGGGCTCCAGCCGCGCTTCGTCGACATCGACCTGCACGGGCACCTCGGCGCCGCCGCGGTGCGCGCGCACGTCGCGCTCCACGGCGAGCCCGCGGTGCTCGTGCCGTCGTGCTTCGCCGGTCATCCCTGCGACGTCGACGCGGTCGCCGCGGAGGCGCCGCACGCACTTCTCGTGGAGGATGCGACCGACGCGCTCGGCGGCGTGCGGCCGGACGGCCGTGCCGTCGGATCGCCCAACCCCGCGACCATCGCCGTGCTCGGCATTCCCGCCGTGCGCGCCGCGCCGGCGCAGGGCGCCGTGCTCGTGACCGACGACGACCTGCTGGCGGACCGCGTGCGCCGCCTGCGCGACGAGCGTGGCGAGCACCAGCTCTCGGAGCTCCACGCCGCGCTCGGGCTCGTCCAGATCGGGCGGCTCGCCGAGGTCGTGGCGCTGCGCGAGTCGGTCGCCGCGCGCTATGACGCCGTCGTCGCCGGCCTGGCGCTGGCGGAGCCCGTGCTGCCGCCGGCGCACGCGCGCTCGGCGTGGGCGGCGTATCCGCTCCGGGTTCCGGCGTGGCTGCGTCCGGCCGTCCTCGAGCCGCTGCGGGCCTGGGGCGTCGGCGGACATCGGCTGGTGATGCTGCTCCACCGCCATCCGTATCTCGGCCGCTACGCAGACGTGCTGCCTGCGGCGCTGCCCGCGACCGAGCGCTTCGCGAGCGAAGTCGTCCTCCTGCCGACCGGCTCGGTGTCCGGCGACGCGGAGGTGACGCGGGTCGCGGGACTCCTCGCGGCGACGGTGGGAGGCGGGGCGGAACGTGCGCATCGCGCTGGGTGA
- a CDS encoding N-acetylneuraminate synthase family protein, translating into MRIALGERALGADAPALVVAEIGSNHDGSLERALALVDLAARAGADGVQFHSFHAAALPLEPGPDGGSVAAEVHRQLERAELRTEWHAPLRERALARGLVFLSIAFDAQRAELLAALGVPAIAVASRDLGRAPLLRTLGGFGRPLLLATGGAAESEIAAALAAIGEGAGAPSRRPPVVLVAGPDGARSEDADLRTLGTLRTRFGCPVGWTDRSPGSALALGAVTLGACFVVKGLTDDRGRRGPDHATALEPGDLAAVVRAVRELGYALRPAPRNASGVGREGDVPAAAKRGFGSRAG; encoded by the coding sequence GTGCGCATCGCGCTGGGTGAGCGCGCGCTCGGCGCCGACGCGCCGGCCCTCGTCGTTGCCGAGATCGGCTCCAACCACGACGGCAGCCTCGAGCGGGCGCTCGCGCTCGTCGACCTGGCCGCACGCGCCGGCGCCGACGGGGTGCAGTTCCACTCGTTCCATGCGGCCGCGCTGCCGCTGGAGCCCGGGCCCGATGGTGGCTCGGTGGCCGCGGAGGTGCACCGGCAGCTCGAGCGCGCGGAGCTGCGCACCGAATGGCATGCGCCCCTGCGCGAGCGCGCGCTGGCTCGCGGGCTCGTGTTCCTCTCGATCGCCTTCGACGCACAGCGCGCCGAGCTGCTGGCGGCGCTCGGCGTGCCGGCCATCGCCGTGGCGTCCCGCGATCTCGGGCGCGCGCCGTTGCTCCGGACGCTCGGCGGCTTCGGTCGTCCACTGCTGCTCGCCACCGGCGGCGCAGCCGAGAGCGAGATCGCGGCGGCGCTGGCTGCCATCGGCGAGGGCGCCGGCGCTCCGTCGAGGCGCCCGCCGGTCGTGCTCGTCGCCGGCCCGGACGGTGCGCGCAGCGAAGACGCCGATCTCCGTACCCTCGGCACGCTACGGACGCGGTTTGGCTGTCCCGTCGGCTGGACCGATCGCTCGCCGGGCAGCGCCCTCGCATTGGGAGCGGTCACGCTCGGGGCGTGCTTCGTCGTGAAAGGGCTCACCGACGACCGCGGCCGGCGCGGACCGGACCACGCCACGGCGCTCGAGCCGGGCGATCTCGCCGCCGTGGTGCGGGCCGTGCGCGAGCTCGGGTACGCGCTGCGACCCGCGCCGCGGAACGCGTCGGGCGTCGGACGCGAGGGTGACGTCCCGGCCGCTGCGAAGCGTGGCTTCGGGAGCCGGGCGGGGTAG
- a CDS encoding metallopeptidase TldD-related protein, producing MDLRDVAEALVERARSAGADMADAVVGESDGLEVGIRLGEIEKLKRARERRAGLRVFVGGATAIASSGDLTAGGLASLVDDAIALARVTAPDPHGGLPDAADLATAPPDLALHDSALEDVAPDLGFARCRAGEEAARAASPEITNSEGAEFGCGGGEVALASSAGFVGGYRSSSASLSVVPVATRDGQMQRDYWYTTSRRLDGLEDAAGVGREAARRALRRLGARRVATGTYPVVFDPDTAASLLRHLAGAISGSALYRRASYLVDKLGEQVAAPAVTIVDDPLRPGGLASRPFDGEGVASSRRTIVERGVLRSYLLDTYSARRLGLRTTGHAARAAGDAPGVAPTNFHLEAGPHAPEAIIASVPQGLYVTELIGFGVNAVTGDYSRGAVGLWIENGELAYPVEEITIAGNLLDMFRGITMVGNDLRFRTSTASPTLKIDRMTVAGT from the coding sequence ATGGATCTCCGGGACGTGGCAGAGGCGCTCGTCGAGCGCGCCCGATCGGCCGGCGCCGACATGGCCGATGCGGTCGTCGGCGAGAGCGACGGGCTCGAGGTGGGGATCCGCCTCGGCGAGATCGAGAAGCTGAAGCGTGCGCGCGAGCGGCGTGCCGGGCTGCGCGTCTTCGTCGGCGGTGCGACCGCGATCGCGTCGAGCGGCGACCTCACGGCCGGGGGACTCGCGTCGCTGGTCGACGACGCCATCGCGCTCGCGCGCGTCACGGCGCCCGATCCGCACGGCGGTCTTCCCGACGCCGCGGACCTCGCGACCGCCCCGCCCGACCTCGCCCTCCACGATTCCGCGCTCGAAGACGTCGCGCCGGACCTCGGCTTCGCGCGCTGCCGCGCCGGCGAGGAAGCCGCCCGCGCCGCGTCGCCGGAGATCACGAACTCCGAGGGCGCCGAGTTCGGTTGCGGCGGCGGCGAGGTCGCGCTCGCGTCGAGCGCCGGCTTCGTCGGCGGCTACCGCTCGTCGTCGGCGAGCCTCTCGGTGGTGCCGGTCGCGACGCGCGACGGCCAGATGCAGCGCGACTACTGGTACACGACGAGCCGGCGCCTGGACGGGCTCGAGGACGCCGCCGGGGTCGGGCGCGAAGCGGCACGCCGCGCGCTCCGGCGGCTCGGCGCGCGCCGCGTCGCGACCGGGACGTATCCGGTCGTCTTCGATCCGGACACGGCCGCCTCGCTACTGCGCCACCTGGCGGGCGCGATCTCGGGCTCCGCGCTCTACCGCCGGGCGTCGTACCTGGTCGACAAGCTCGGCGAGCAGGTCGCGGCGCCGGCCGTGACGATCGTCGACGACCCGCTCCGCCCGGGCGGCCTCGCCTCGCGACCGTTCGACGGCGAGGGCGTCGCGTCGTCGCGACGGACGATCGTCGAGCGCGGCGTGCTGCGGAGCTACCTCCTCGACACCTACTCGGCGCGCCGCCTCGGGCTCCGCACGACGGGCCACGCCGCGCGCGCGGCCGGCGATGCGCCCGGTGTCGCGCCGACGAACTTCCATCTGGAAGCCGGCCCACACGCGCCCGAGGCCATCATCGCCTCTGTCCCGCAGGGGCTCTACGTGACGGAGCTCATCGGCTTCGGCGTCAACGCCGTCACCGGCGACTACTCGCGCGGCGCGGTCGGCCTCTGGATCGAGAACGGCGAGCTCGCCTACCCGGTCGAGGAGATCACCATCGCCGGGAACCTGCTCGACATGTTCCGCGGCATCACGATGGTCGGGAACGATCTGCGCTTCCGGACGTCGACCGCGTCGCCCACGCTCAAGATCGACCGGATGACCGTCGCGGGGACGTAG
- a CDS encoding flagellin → MAFTINTNLLALNAQRHLAETDEALRTAFERLSSGLRINHASDDPAGLAIADRLKRDQRVAAQAIRNANDGISLLSLGDQALGQVSDILTRLSELASQSASGTLTDPERASLQLEFGQLVQEIDRIATTTTFNGVVVAGGVGTVSIQVGLDGTASSRIDVSTVNATTATLFGGATLSVDTAANAQTALGALTTAIQSVASGRATLGAGESRLLSAVSTLRVAQESYAQAESRIRDADVAAETAALTRAQILQSAGVAVLAQANQQAKLVLELLK, encoded by the coding sequence ATGGCGTTCACGATCAACACGAACCTCCTCGCGCTCAACGCCCAGCGCCACCTCGCCGAGACGGACGAGGCGCTGCGCACGGCGTTCGAGCGACTGTCGTCGGGCCTGCGGATCAACCACGCCTCCGACGACCCGGCCGGGCTCGCCATCGCGGATCGCTTGAAGCGCGACCAGCGCGTCGCCGCCCAGGCGATCCGCAACGCCAACGACGGCATCTCGCTGCTCTCGCTGGGCGACCAGGCGCTCGGACAAGTCTCCGACATCCTCACGCGGCTCTCCGAGCTGGCTTCGCAGTCCGCGTCGGGCACGCTCACCGATCCCGAGCGCGCCTCGCTGCAGCTCGAGTTCGGCCAGCTCGTGCAGGAGATCGACCGCATCGCGACCACGACCACGTTCAACGGCGTCGTCGTGGCCGGCGGCGTCGGCACCGTCTCGATCCAGGTCGGGCTCGACGGCACCGCCAGCTCGCGCATCGACGTCTCGACCGTGAACGCGACCACCGCCACACTGTTCGGCGGCGCGACGCTCTCGGTCGACACGGCGGCCAACGCGCAGACCGCCCTGGGCGCGCTCACGACCGCGATCCAGAGCGTGGCGAGCGGCCGCGCGACGCTGGGCGCGGGCGAGAGCCGGCTCCTCTCCGCCGTCTCGACCCTGCGCGTGGCGCAGGAGAGCTATGCCCAGGCGGAAAGCCGCATCCGCGACGCCGACGTCGCCGCCGAGACGGCGGCCCTGACGCGCGCCCAGATCCTGCAGTCGGCAGGAGTTGCCGTCCTGGCACAAGCGAACCAGCAGGCGAAGCTGGTGCTCGAGCTGCTGAAGTAG
- a CDS encoding DHHA1 domain-containing protein yields the protein MSSAPTRGMLADLLRVLDRPGPLVIVPHDNPDPDAMASAVALKYIVGHQLRKDAYIALGGIVGRAENRAMRTYLNIKLAPVSEVRFDADVQVALVDTQPGRPNNSLPEGVVPTAVIDHHPAYAEYPGVSFLDLRDEYGATSTILTEYLRESRLEIEPKIATALFYGINSETQDLGREATAADIEASHFLYPYTNKRRLAKIENARVPREYFRVFREAIDRAALYDHKVVVSLLGDVQYPDMVAEVADFLLRLDEAEWSAAIGAYNGCLYCSVRTTDRDTNAGDLLQRVLGSKSAGGHDMIAGGRIPLGADPADRLKAACEVRTRLLEALGVDPESGKPLT from the coding sequence ATGAGCAGCGCTCCGACGCGCGGGATGCTCGCGGACCTTCTCCGTGTGCTGGACCGTCCCGGTCCCCTGGTGATCGTCCCGCACGACAATCCCGACCCCGACGCCATGGCGAGCGCCGTGGCGCTCAAGTACATCGTCGGTCACCAGCTCCGTAAGGACGCCTACATCGCCCTGGGCGGCATCGTGGGACGGGCCGAGAACCGCGCCATGCGGACGTACCTCAACATCAAGCTCGCCCCGGTGAGCGAGGTGCGCTTCGACGCCGACGTCCAGGTGGCCCTGGTCGACACCCAGCCGGGGCGGCCGAACAACTCCCTGCCCGAAGGCGTCGTCCCCACCGCCGTGATCGACCATCATCCGGCCTATGCCGAGTATCCCGGGGTCTCGTTCCTGGATCTGCGCGACGAGTACGGTGCCACCTCGACCATCCTCACCGAGTACCTGCGCGAGTCGCGGCTCGAGATCGAGCCGAAGATCGCGACCGCGCTCTTCTACGGCATCAACTCCGAGACGCAGGATCTCGGCCGCGAGGCGACGGCGGCCGACATCGAGGCCAGCCACTTCCTGTACCCCTACACGAACAAACGGCGGCTCGCGAAGATCGAGAACGCGCGCGTCCCGCGCGAGTATTTCCGCGTCTTCCGCGAAGCGATCGATCGCGCCGCGCTCTACGACCACAAGGTCGTGGTCTCGCTCCTGGGCGACGTGCAGTACCCGGACATGGTCGCCGAGGTCGCCGACTTTCTCCTCCGCCTCGACGAAGCGGAGTGGTCGGCCGCCATCGGCGCCTACAACGGGTGCCTCTACTGCTCCGTGCGCACGACCGACCGCGACACCAACGCCGGCGATCTTCTGCAGCGCGTCCTCGGCAGCAAGTCCGCCGGCGGCCACGACATGATCGCTGGCGGCCGCATCCCCCTCGGCGCCGACCCCGCCGACCGCCTGAAGGCCGCGTGCGAAGTCCGCACCCGCCTTCTCGAGGCCCTAGGCGTCGACCCCGAAAGCGGCAAGCCCCTAACATAG
- a CDS encoding flagellin, with protein MGFGINTNLLSLNAQRHLAETDEALRTAFERLSSGLRINHASDDPAGLAIADRLKRDQRVAAQGIRNANDGISLLSLGDQALGQITDIVARLSELASESASGTLTNTERADLQVEFAQLVAEVGRIATTTTFNGVALLAGATTISIQVGLDGTAASRVDVGTVDATPAALFGGTLSVATAAGAQSALGVLTTAVQTVASARAGFGAGESRLLTAISTLRVAAESYAQAESRIRDADIAAETAALTRAQILQSAGTAVLAQANQQPAFALQLLR; from the coding sequence GTGGGATTCGGAATCAACACCAACCTCCTGTCGCTGAACGCCCAGCGCCACCTCGCCGAGACGGACGAAGCGCTGCGCACGGCGTTCGAGCGGCTCTCGTCGGGACTGCGCATCAACCATGCCTCCGACGATCCGGCCGGCCTCGCCATCGCCGACCGGCTGAAGCGCGACCAGCGCGTCGCGGCGCAGGGTATCCGCAACGCCAACGACGGCATCTCGCTGCTGTCCCTGGGTGACCAGGCCCTCGGGCAGATCACGGACATCGTGGCACGCCTCTCCGAGCTGGCCTCCGAGTCGGCGTCGGGCACGCTCACGAACACCGAGCGTGCCGATCTCCAGGTCGAGTTCGCGCAGCTCGTGGCCGAGGTCGGGCGCATCGCGACCACGACCACGTTCAACGGCGTGGCGCTCCTCGCGGGCGCGACCACCATCTCGATCCAGGTCGGCCTCGACGGCACGGCGGCGTCGCGCGTCGACGTCGGCACGGTGGATGCCACCCCCGCCGCGCTCTTCGGCGGGACGCTCTCGGTCGCGACCGCGGCCGGCGCGCAGAGCGCCCTCGGCGTGCTCACGACCGCCGTCCAGACGGTGGCGAGCGCGCGGGCCGGCTTCGGCGCGGGCGAGAGTCGCCTCCTCACGGCGATCTCGACCCTGCGTGTCGCCGCGGAGAGCTACGCCCAGGCCGAGAGCCGGATCCGCGACGCCGACATCGCCGCCGAGACCGCGGCCTTGACGCGCGCACAGATCCTCCAGTCCGCCGGCACGGCCGTCCTCGCCCAGGCGAACCAGCAGCCCGCATTCGCGCTGCAGCTCCTGCGATAG
- the fliD gene encoding flagellar filament capping protein FliD, whose translation MAGISFGGLASGLDSEAIIEQLMGLERRPVALLEQRLADLTKTRDAVGTIGTKLASLRAAVAPLGSPGGVLVRQATSTDAAVLGVSAGTGATPGTYTISVLHPARPSVATSSVLLAGTTGPISTVDGVLRFQVGTGPVQSVAVSPTTTLDDLVAAIGGLAAGVTASAVNLGTASSPSYTLRIATTATGSDQTITILQDDTAIGITTAQAGDDAVFTVDELGTTYQRSTNTVDDVLPGVTLVVRGPGTAVVTVADDADAVVARVQTLVSTYNDLRTFIAGESAVSTDADAGLTIGSLAADATADRVVRGLQQAITSAVSGTTGAFVNLSGLGVTTARDGTLTLDETRLRAALTADPDGVAEVVSGASACTTTLIDGLTQTGGVLPLHADALARQSQALEASIAAGERQLQGVEASLRRQFDALETLLADLARQSSALDALTGATQAGSAS comes from the coding sequence ATGGCGGGAATCTCGTTCGGCGGCCTGGCGTCGGGACTCGACAGCGAGGCGATCATCGAGCAGCTGATGGGGCTCGAGCGCCGTCCGGTCGCGCTCCTGGAGCAGCGGCTCGCCGACCTCACCAAGACCCGCGACGCCGTCGGGACGATCGGGACGAAGCTCGCGAGCCTGCGCGCCGCCGTGGCGCCGCTCGGCTCGCCGGGCGGAGTCCTCGTCCGTCAGGCGACGTCCACCGACGCCGCCGTGCTCGGCGTCTCGGCCGGCACCGGTGCCACGCCGGGAACGTATACGATCTCGGTCTTGCATCCGGCCCGGCCGTCGGTTGCGACCTCCTCGGTGCTGCTCGCCGGCACGACCGGACCCATCTCCACCGTCGACGGCGTCCTGCGCTTCCAGGTGGGCACCGGACCCGTGCAGTCGGTGGCGGTGTCGCCGACCACGACGCTCGACGACCTCGTGGCGGCGATTGGTGGCCTCGCGGCCGGCGTCACCGCGTCCGCCGTGAACCTCGGAACCGCGAGCTCGCCGTCCTACACGCTGCGCATCGCGACCACCGCGACGGGATCGGATCAGACGATCACGATCCTGCAGGACGACACCGCCATCGGGATCACGACCGCGCAGGCGGGCGACGACGCGGTCTTCACGGTCGACGAGCTCGGCACGACGTACCAGCGTTCCACCAACACCGTCGACGACGTCCTTCCAGGCGTGACCCTGGTCGTGCGGGGTCCGGGGACGGCCGTCGTCACGGTCGCGGACGACGCGGATGCCGTCGTCGCGCGCGTGCAGACGCTCGTCTCGACGTACAACGACCTCCGCACGTTCATCGCCGGCGAGTCCGCCGTCTCGACCGACGCCGACGCCGGTCTCACGATCGGAAGCCTCGCCGCCGATGCGACCGCGGACCGCGTCGTGCGCGGGCTGCAGCAGGCGATCACGAGCGCCGTCTCGGGGACGACCGGAGCGTTCGTCAACCTCTCGGGCCTCGGCGTCACGACCGCACGCGACGGCACGCTGACGCTCGACGAGACGCGTCTGCGAGCGGCGCTCACCGCCGATCCCGACGGCGTGGCCGAGGTGGTCTCGGGTGCGTCCGCCTGCACGACGACGCTCATCGACGGACTCACGCAGACGGGCGGGGTGCTGCCGCTCCACGCCGACGCGCTCGCGCGCCAGTCGCAGGCCCTCGAAGCGTCGATCGCCGCCGGCGAGCGCCAGCTCCAGGGCGTCGAGGCGTCGCTGCGCCGGCAGTTCGACGCTCTGGAGACGCTGCTCGCGGATCTGGCGCGGCAGTCGAGCGCGCTCGACGCGCTCACCGGGGCCACCCAGGCCGGCTCGGCGTCGTGA
- the queG gene encoding tRNA epoxyqueuosine(34) reductase QueG, whose translation MARGREDVVAAAARALGFPLVGCVPITPLPLGDLLEQWLADGRAGEMRYLTARTDVRLDPRVQFPWARSFVCVGVPYRPPAPPRDDWRTHLRGRIAAYTVGPDYHRDVRRRLDRFAEALARLFPGTRYLSYVDTGAILEREWARRAGIGWIGKNTLVLHRHAGSYFFLGELVSDLEVDAMPLPRDHCGTCTRCVAACPTGALENGYTMEPRRCISYLTIEHRSAIPHELRPLLENWVFGCDVCQEVCPWNGDARDVAAAAWLAPALTELIALDADGFAARFGGTAITRTGRRGLVRNAAVALGNSGNPAAVPALAGAIRDADPLVRGHVAWALGRIGDAAARRVLDGVRRGEPSAEARAEIEAALGESSRQPA comes from the coding sequence ATGGCACGCGGTCGGGAAGACGTCGTCGCGGCGGCGGCGCGAGCGCTCGGCTTTCCGCTCGTCGGGTGCGTCCCGATCACCCCGCTGCCGCTCGGCGACCTGCTCGAGCAGTGGCTCGCAGACGGGCGGGCGGGTGAGATGCGCTACCTCACGGCGCGCACCGACGTCCGCCTGGATCCGCGCGTGCAGTTTCCGTGGGCGCGCAGCTTCGTGTGCGTCGGTGTCCCCTACCGGCCCCCCGCCCCGCCGCGGGACGACTGGCGCACCCACCTGCGCGGCCGCATTGCGGCCTACACGGTCGGGCCCGACTACCACCGCGACGTCCGGCGGCGTCTCGATCGTTTCGCCGAGGCGCTGGCGCGCCTGTTTCCCGGCACGCGCTACCTCTCGTACGTCGACACCGGCGCGATCCTCGAGCGCGAGTGGGCACGCCGCGCCGGCATCGGATGGATCGGGAAGAACACGCTCGTGCTGCACCGCCACGCCGGCTCGTACTTCTTCCTGGGCGAGCTGGTGTCGGACCTCGAGGTCGACGCCATGCCGCTGCCGCGCGACCACTGCGGCACCTGCACCCGCTGTGTCGCCGCGTGTCCGACCGGCGCCCTCGAAAACGGCTACACGATGGAGCCGCGGCGCTGCATCTCGTACCTGACGATCGAGCACCGCTCGGCGATCCCGCACGAGCTGCGGCCGCTGCTCGAGAACTGGGTGTTCGGGTGCGACGTCTGCCAGGAGGTGTGCCCCTGGAACGGCGACGCGCGCGACGTCGCAGCCGCCGCGTGGCTCGCCCCGGCGCTCACCGAGCTGATCGCGCTCGACGCCGACGGCTTCGCCGCCCGCTTCGGCGGCACGGCGATCACTCGCACGGGCCGGCGCGGCCTGGTGCGCAACGCCGCCGTGGCGCTCGGCAACAGCGGCAATCCGGCCGCGGTGCCGGCGCTCGCCGGGGCGATTCGCGACGCGGATCCGCTCGTGCGCGGACACGTCGCATGGGCGCTCGGGCGCATCGGCGACGCGGCGGCGCGCCGCGTTCTCGACGGTGTCCGGCGCGGCGAGCCGTCGGCGGAAGCGCGGGCAGAGATCGAGGCGGCGTTGGGCGAATCGTCGCGCCAACCGGCTTGA